One Sphingomonas sp. genomic region harbors:
- a CDS encoding homocysteine S-methyltransferase family protein, with translation MTAREKLLAEAAKRILITDGAFGTEIQNWKLDEAAYAGTLGLSHDQKGNNDILALTKPEVPGSIHRAYFEAGADIAETNTFSANRISQADYGAEHLVREINIESAKLARSIADEYEAKDGRPRFVAGALGPTNKTLSLSPDVNDPGYREIDFDYLKDVYREQIDALVEGGIDFVLIETVFDTLNAKAGIMAAIEAGEALGRDLPIMLSMTLTDLSGRNLSGHTVEAFWHAVRHAKPVTIGLNCSFGAEQLRPHVKTLSALCDTLIMVYPNAGLPNELGAYDEMPVTTAGLVKEWADAGQVNILGGCCGSTPAHIGAIAKAVQGLSPRAIPTPEVRTRLAGLEPFTMAA, from the coding sequence ATGACTGCACGCGAGAAACTGCTGGCCGAAGCCGCCAAGCGCATTCTGATCACCGACGGCGCATTCGGCACCGAGATCCAGAACTGGAAGCTCGACGAGGCCGCCTATGCCGGCACCCTTGGTCTTTCGCACGACCAGAAGGGCAACAACGACATCCTCGCGCTGACCAAGCCCGAGGTGCCCGGCTCGATCCACCGCGCCTATTTCGAGGCCGGCGCCGACATCGCCGAGACCAACACCTTCTCCGCCAATCGGATCAGCCAGGCCGATTACGGCGCCGAGCATCTGGTGCGCGAGATCAACATCGAGAGCGCCAAGCTCGCCCGCAGCATCGCCGACGAGTATGAAGCCAAGGACGGCCGCCCGCGCTTCGTCGCCGGCGCGCTCGGCCCGACCAACAAAACGCTGTCGCTCAGCCCGGACGTCAACGATCCCGGCTATCGCGAGATCGACTTCGATTACCTCAAGGACGTGTACCGCGAGCAGATCGACGCACTGGTCGAAGGCGGCATCGATTTCGTGCTGATCGAGACCGTGTTCGACACGCTCAATGCCAAGGCCGGCATCATGGCGGCGATCGAGGCGGGCGAGGCGCTGGGCCGCGACCTGCCGATCATGCTGTCGATGACGCTCACCGACCTGTCCGGCCGCAACCTCTCGGGTCACACGGTCGAGGCGTTCTGGCACGCGGTGCGCCATGCCAAGCCGGTGACGATCGGGCTCAACTGCTCGTTCGGCGCCGAGCAGCTGCGTCCGCATGTGAAGACGCTGTCGGCGCTGTGCGACACGCTGATCATGGTCTACCCGAACGCCGGCCTCCCCAATGAGCTCGGCGCCTATGACGAGATGCCGGTCACGACGGCGGGCCTTGTCAAGGAATGGGCGGATGCGGGGCAGGTGAACATCCTGGGCGGCTGCTGCGGTTCGACGCCCGCGCATATCGGCGCGATCGCCAAGGCGGTGCAGGGGCTGAGCCCGCGCGCCATCCCGACGCCGGAAGTGCGCACGCGGCTTGCCGGCCTCGAACCGTTCACCATGGCGGCGTGA
- the metF gene encoding methylenetetrahydrofolate reductase: MAPPLFADVAGDVAVSFEFFPPKTEKMEETLWQSIETLSPLGPRFVSVTYGAGGTTRERTHATVSKIARETPLAAAAHLTCVEATREEIDQIAEEYWAAGVRHIVALRGDPPRAGEKYRTHPGGYENAADLVAGLRRLHPFEISVSAYPECHPDSPSPEADLDNLKRKIDAGANRAITQFFFEAETFLRFRDRAASAGIDAEIVPGIMPVMNYASVVKMSAMCGTDVPAWMEKLFEGLDDHPSARQLVTATLTAELCRKLYAGGVRQFHFYTLNRAELSYAICHLLGLRPRQQAAVAAA, encoded by the coding sequence ATGGCACCGCCCCTGTTCGCCGATGTGGCGGGCGATGTGGCGGTGAGTTTCGAATTCTTCCCGCCCAAGACCGAGAAGATGGAAGAGACGCTGTGGCAGTCGATCGAGACGCTGTCGCCGCTCGGGCCGCGGTTCGTGAGCGTCACCTATGGCGCCGGCGGCACCACCCGCGAGCGCACCCATGCCACGGTTTCAAAGATCGCGCGCGAGACGCCGCTGGCGGCCGCCGCGCACCTCACCTGCGTCGAAGCGACGCGCGAGGAGATCGACCAGATCGCCGAGGAATACTGGGCGGCGGGCGTGCGCCACATCGTCGCCCTGCGCGGCGACCCGCCCCGCGCCGGCGAGAAGTATCGCACCCATCCTGGCGGCTATGAGAATGCTGCGGATCTCGTCGCGGGTCTGCGCCGGCTCCACCCGTTCGAGATTTCGGTAAGCGCCTATCCCGAATGCCATCCGGACTCGCCGAGCCCCGAGGCCGATCTCGACAATCTGAAGCGCAAGATCGATGCCGGTGCCAACCGCGCGATCACCCAGTTCTTCTTCGAGGCCGAGACCTTCCTGCGCTTCCGCGACCGCGCGGCGTCGGCGGGGATCGATGCCGAGATCGTGCCAGGCATCATGCCGGTGATGAATTATGCCAGCGTGGTGAAGATGTCCGCCATGTGCGGCACCGACGTGCCGGCCTGGATGGAGAAGCTGTTCGAGGGGCTCGACGACCATCCCTCGGCGCGGCAGCTGGTGACGGCGACGCTGACCGCGGAACTGTGCCGCAAGCTCTATGCCGGCGGCGTGCGGCAGTTCCACTTCTACACGCTCAACCGCGCCGAGCTGAGCTACGCCATCTGCCACCTGCTGGGCCTGCGCCCGCGGCAGCAGGCGGCGGTGGCGGCGGCGTAA
- a CDS encoding metalloregulator ArsR/SmtB family transcription factor — protein sequence MTEPLAIFRALADSTRLRIVALLRAMELSVGELAQVLGQSQPRVSRHVKILCDAGVAERRKEGSWVFVALGRRAVTAPVLAALDAWELTGDSSVLADQARLDAVRADRASAAEAWFESNAGQWDAIRSLHVAESEVEAAMGTALGEDSLGTLVDIGTGTGRMLELFGPRAAQAVGIDRSSEMLRLARAKLADLGHAELRQADLYALPLQDGAADTAILHHVLHFAQQPAAAIGEAARVLGPGGRLLIVDFAPHEREELRTRDAHARLGFSDEQMLGWFDRAGLAPVQVQTLEGGALTVKLWLGRKTGESVEKVKAA from the coding sequence ATGACAGAGCCCCTCGCCATCTTCCGCGCGCTTGCGGATTCAACCCGGTTGCGGATCGTCGCCCTGCTGCGCGCGATGGAGCTGAGCGTGGGCGAGCTGGCGCAGGTGCTGGGGCAGAGCCAGCCGCGCGTTTCCCGCCATGTGAAGATCCTGTGTGACGCCGGCGTGGCCGAGCGGCGCAAGGAAGGCAGCTGGGTGTTCGTGGCACTCGGCCGGCGGGCGGTTACCGCACCGGTGCTGGCGGCGCTCGACGCCTGGGAACTGACGGGCGATTCTTCGGTGCTTGCCGATCAGGCACGGCTCGACGCGGTGCGTGCCGATCGCGCCAGCGCGGCCGAAGCCTGGTTTGAGAGCAATGCGGGGCAGTGGGATGCGATCCGCTCGCTCCACGTCGCCGAAAGCGAAGTCGAGGCTGCAATGGGCACCGCGCTGGGCGAGGACTCGCTGGGCACGCTGGTCGATATCGGCACCGGCACCGGCCGCATGCTCGAACTGTTCGGCCCGCGTGCCGCGCAGGCGGTAGGGATCGATCGCTCCTCCGAAATGCTGCGGCTGGCGCGCGCCAAGCTGGCCGATCTCGGCCATGCCGAACTGCGTCAGGCCGACCTCTACGCGCTGCCGCTGCAGGATGGCGCTGCGGATACTGCTATATTGCATCATGTGCTCCACTTCGCGCAGCAGCCGGCGGCGGCGATCGGCGAGGCGGCACGCGTGCTCGGGCCCGGCGGACGGCTGCTAATCGTCGATTTCGCGCCGCACGAGCGCGAGGAACTGCGTACTCGCGATGCGCATGCGCGGCTGGGCTTCTCGGACGAGCAGATGCTCGGCTGGTTCGATCGCGCCGGGCTCGCCCCGGTGCAGGTGCAGACGCTGGAAGGCGGCGCGCTGACGGTGAAATTATGGCTCGGTCGCAAGACCGGGGAGAGCGTGGAAAAGGTGAAGGCGGCATGA
- a CDS encoding TonB-dependent receptor domain-containing protein: protein MRMRIRMLAAGLLAGTSLFTVGAAFAQTAPTATLVDDTQPQSGADDIVVIGKGETRQVQTLTQADIALLAPGTSPLKAIEKLPGVNFQGADPFGAYEWAGRISIRSFNQNQLGFTLDGIPLGDASYGNVNGLHISRAIISENIAETRVSQGSGSIDTQATNNLGGTLEFLSSDPKGKLGIDVNATGGSDNFWRVFGRLDFGELTPGGTRAYLSYLHSDTDKWKGWGSQRINQVNGKVVTPITPGLRAVGTFDFSDRRENDYQDMSLDMIKRLGYNWDNISNDYAKAILVSDVGAHNGYTGVTPTNPAAGKVYPAPFANPDDAYYNAAGLRKDYLASAGLETTGDSPVHGVLKGYYHNNHGQGLWYTPYVASPNGVPMSLRTTEYDIRRGGVFGNIGTKLGFNDVTVGGWYERNDFRQARRFYALNSRTDPGRDSLSFQSNPFATQWYWKYQTDTVQYFVQDKIELGALTANLGWKGFAVTNHATPIVAGGLAGGRIKVTDWFQPHAGLNYRVTDNAELFAGFTQVTRAFVSAATSGPFATTQAGFDALNSGATKLKPEASDTYEVGGRYRSSIFTGSLAGYYVNFRNRLLAVTTSAGIVGNPAILQNVGDARSVGVEATGDVRLPMGFGLFASYSYNDSTYRDDVVTASGVIPTKGKTVVDSPKHMLKGEVTWSGQGFNARVGANYMSKRYFTYTNDQYVDGRVVVDVTLGYKFDLGGRKLELQGNVTNLFDKKYISTIGTNGFGNSGDNQTLMVGAPQQFFLTLKVGL from the coding sequence ATGCGCATGCGCATCCGTATGCTTGCCGCCGGCCTGCTCGCCGGTACGTCGCTGTTCACTGTCGGCGCGGCTTTCGCGCAAACGGCACCCACTGCCACGCTCGTCGATGATACCCAGCCGCAAAGTGGCGCCGATGACATCGTCGTAATCGGCAAGGGGGAGACGCGCCAGGTTCAGACGCTGACCCAGGCCGACATCGCCCTGCTGGCACCGGGCACCAGCCCCCTGAAGGCGATCGAGAAGCTGCCGGGCGTCAACTTTCAGGGCGCGGATCCGTTCGGCGCATATGAATGGGCGGGCCGCATCTCGATCCGCAGCTTCAATCAGAACCAGCTGGGCTTCACGCTGGACGGCATTCCGCTTGGCGACGCAAGCTACGGCAACGTCAACGGCCTGCACATCAGCCGCGCGATCATCAGCGAGAACATCGCCGAGACCCGCGTCTCGCAGGGCTCGGGCTCGATCGATACCCAGGCGACCAACAATCTTGGCGGCACGCTCGAATTCCTGTCGAGCGATCCCAAAGGGAAGCTGGGCATCGACGTCAATGCCACCGGCGGCAGCGACAATTTCTGGCGCGTGTTCGGGCGGCTCGATTTCGGCGAGCTGACACCGGGCGGCACCCGCGCCTATCTCTCCTATCTCCACTCGGATACCGACAAGTGGAAGGGCTGGGGTTCGCAGCGCATCAACCAGGTCAATGGCAAGGTCGTCACCCCGATCACGCCGGGACTGCGCGCGGTCGGCACGTTCGACTTCTCCGATCGTCGCGAGAACGACTATCAGGACATGTCGCTCGATATGATCAAGCGTCTCGGCTACAACTGGGACAACATCTCGAACGACTATGCCAAGGCGATCCTCGTCTCGGACGTCGGCGCCCACAACGGCTATACCGGCGTGACGCCGACCAATCCGGCAGCGGGCAAGGTCTATCCCGCGCCTTTTGCCAACCCAGACGACGCCTATTACAACGCCGCGGGCCTGCGCAAAGATTACCTCGCCTCGGCGGGCCTCGAGACGACCGGCGATTCGCCGGTGCACGGGGTGCTCAAGGGCTATTACCACAACAATCACGGCCAGGGCCTTTGGTACACGCCCTATGTTGCCTCGCCCAACGGCGTGCCGATGTCGCTGCGCACCACCGAATATGACATCCGCCGTGGCGGTGTGTTCGGCAATATCGGCACCAAGCTCGGCTTCAACGACGTGACTGTCGGCGGCTGGTACGAGCGCAATGATTTCCGCCAGGCGCGCCGCTTCTACGCGCTGAACAGCCGCACCGATCCGGGCCGCGATAGCCTCTCGTTCCAGAGCAATCCCTTCGCCACCCAATGGTACTGGAAGTACCAGACCGACACCGTCCAGTATTTCGTGCAGGACAAGATCGAGCTCGGCGCGCTGACCGCGAATCTGGGCTGGAAGGGCTTCGCCGTCACCAACCATGCGACGCCAATCGTCGCGGGCGGGCTCGCCGGCGGCCGGATCAAGGTGACCGACTGGTTCCAGCCGCATGCCGGCCTCAACTACCGGGTGACCGACAATGCCGAGCTGTTCGCCGGCTTCACCCAGGTGACCCGCGCCTTCGTGTCGGCGGCGACCAGCGGCCCGTTCGCGACGACCCAGGCCGGCTTCGACGCGCTCAACAGCGGCGCGACCAAGCTCAAGCCTGAAGCGTCGGACACCTATGAAGTGGGCGGCCGCTATCGGAGCAGCATCTTCACCGGCTCGCTGGCGGGCTATTACGTCAACTTCCGCAACCGCCTGCTGGCGGTGACGACCAGCGCCGGCATCGTCGGCAACCCGGCGATCCTGCAGAATGTCGGCGACGCGCGCTCGGTGGGTGTCGAGGCGACCGGCGACGTGCGCCTGCCGATGGGCTTCGGGCTGTTCGCCTCATACAGCTACAACGACTCGACCTATCGCGACGACGTCGTCACCGCGAGCGGCGTCATCCCCACCAAGGGCAAGACGGTGGTCGATTCGCCCAAGCACATGCTGAAGGGCGAAGTGACCTGGTCGGGCCAGGGCTTCAACGCCCGTGTCGGCGCGAACTATATGAGCAAGCGCTACTTCACCTACACCAACGACCAGTATGTCGACGGCCGCGTGGTGGTGGATGTGACCCTCGGCTACAAGTTCGACCTGGGCGGGCGCAAGCTGGAGCTGCAGGGCAACGTCACCAACCTGTTCGACAAGAAGTATATCTCGACGATTGGTACCAACGGGTTCGGCAACAGCGGCGACAACCAGACGCTGATGGTCGGCGCGCCGCAGCAGTTCTTCCTGACGCTGAAGGTCGGCCTGTAA
- the clpB gene encoding ATP-dependent chaperone ClpB, with product MNLEKFTDRAKGFLQSAQTVAIRMNHQRISPEHLLKALLEDEQGMASGLIQAAGGDAKRALSETDLALSKIPSVSGSGAQSTPGLDNDLVRVLDQAETIAQKSGDSYVTVERLLVALALSLNTATGKALQAANVRAEALNTAINSMRGGHTADTASAEDRYDALKKFARDLTEAARAGKLDPVIGRDEEIRRTIQILARRTKNNPVLIGEPGVGKTAIAEGLALRIANGDVPDTLKDRTLMALDMGSLIAGAKYRGEFEERLKGVLDEVKGAEGQIVLFIDEMHTLIGAGKAEGAMDAGNLLKPALARGELHCIGATTLDEYQKHVEKDPALQRRFQPVFVGEPTVEDTISILRGLKEKYELHHGVRITDAAIVAAATLSNRYIADRFLPDKAIDLMDEAASRIRMEVESKPEEIETLDRRIIQLKIEREALKRETDAASRDRLATLEEDLANFEQQSAELTTRWQAEKDKINAEAVLKGQLDQARLELEQAQRAGDLARAGELSYGVIPQLTRQLDEAQSAAKGAMLREEVTADDIAGVVARWTGIPMERMLEGEREKLLQMEQQLGKRVIGQADAVKAVSTAVRRSRAGLQDPNRPLGSFLFLGPTGVGKTELTKALAEFLFDDPNAMVRIDMSEFMEKHAVARLIGAPPGYVGYEEGGVLTEAVRRRPYQVVLFDEVEKAHNDVFNILLQVLDDGRLTDGQGRTVDFSNTIVILTSNLGSQYLTNLADGHGVEEVEPQVMEVVRAHFRPEFLNRLDEIILFHRLGADHMAPIVDIQVGRVAKLLKDRKVGIDLTPAARDWLGRVGYDPVYGARPLKRAVQRYLQDPLADLILRGAVKDGSTVHVDEGDGALTLQVQ from the coding sequence ATGAACCTCGAAAAATTCACCGACCGCGCCAAGGGCTTTCTGCAATCGGCGCAGACCGTTGCGATCCGCATGAACCATCAGCGGATCAGCCCGGAGCATCTTCTGAAGGCACTGCTCGAGGACGAGCAGGGCATGGCCAGCGGCCTGATCCAGGCGGCGGGCGGCGACGCCAAGCGCGCGCTGAGCGAGACAGACTTGGCGCTCTCCAAGATCCCGTCGGTCAGCGGCTCGGGCGCGCAGTCGACGCCCGGTCTCGACAACGACCTGGTCCGCGTGCTCGACCAGGCCGAGACGATCGCGCAGAAGTCCGGCGACTCCTATGTCACGGTCGAGCGGCTGCTCGTCGCGCTGGCGCTGAGCCTCAACACCGCCACCGGCAAGGCGCTGCAGGCCGCCAACGTGCGTGCCGAAGCACTCAACACCGCGATCAACAGCATGCGCGGCGGCCACACCGCCGACACCGCCTCGGCCGAAGACCGCTACGACGCGCTCAAGAAGTTCGCCCGCGACCTCACCGAGGCGGCGCGTGCCGGCAAGCTCGATCCCGTGATCGGCCGCGACGAGGAAATCCGCCGCACCATCCAGATTCTCGCCCGCCGCACCAAGAACAACCCTGTGCTGATCGGCGAGCCGGGCGTCGGCAAGACCGCGATCGCCGAAGGCCTCGCGCTGCGCATCGCCAATGGCGACGTGCCCGATACGCTGAAGGACCGCACGCTGATGGCGCTCGACATGGGCAGCCTGATCGCGGGTGCCAAATATCGCGGCGAGTTCGAGGAGCGGCTCAAGGGCGTGCTCGACGAGGTGAAGGGCGCCGAGGGCCAGATCGTGCTGTTCATCGACGAGATGCACACGCTGATTGGCGCCGGCAAGGCCGAGGGCGCGATGGACGCCGGCAACCTGCTCAAGCCCGCACTCGCCCGCGGCGAGTTGCACTGCATCGGCGCGACCACGCTCGACGAATATCAGAAGCATGTCGAGAAGGATCCCGCGCTCCAGCGGCGCTTCCAGCCGGTGTTCGTCGGCGAGCCGACCGTCGAAGACACGATCTCGATCCTGCGGGGGCTCAAGGAGAAGTATGAGCTGCACCACGGCGTGCGGATCACCGACGCGGCGATCGTCGCCGCGGCAACGCTCTCCAACCGCTACATCGCCGACCGCTTCCTCCCCGACAAGGCGATCGACCTGATGGACGAGGCCGCGAGTCGCATCCGCATGGAAGTGGAGTCGAAGCCCGAGGAGATCGAGACGCTCGACCGGCGGATCATCCAGCTCAAGATCGAGCGCGAGGCGCTGAAGCGCGAGACCGACGCGGCCTCGCGCGACAGGCTCGCCACGCTGGAGGAGGATCTCGCCAATTTCGAGCAGCAATCGGCCGAGCTGACCACCCGCTGGCAGGCGGAGAAGGACAAGATCAACGCCGAGGCGGTGCTCAAGGGTCAGCTAGACCAGGCACGGCTGGAATTGGAACAGGCACAGCGTGCGGGTGACCTCGCCCGCGCCGGCGAGCTGTCCTATGGCGTGATCCCGCAGCTCACCCGCCAGCTCGACGAAGCACAGAGCGCCGCCAAGGGCGCGATGCTGCGGGAGGAAGTGACCGCCGACGACATCGCGGGCGTGGTCGCGCGCTGGACCGGCATCCCGATGGAGCGGATGCTGGAAGGCGAGCGCGAGAAGCTGCTCCAGATGGAACAGCAGCTCGGCAAGCGCGTCATCGGCCAGGCCGATGCGGTGAAGGCGGTCTCCACCGCCGTGCGCCGCAGCCGCGCGGGGTTGCAGGATCCGAACCGGCCGCTGGGCAGCTTCCTGTTCCTCGGGCCTACGGGCGTTGGCAAGACCGAGCTGACCAAGGCGCTCGCCGAATTCCTGTTCGACGACCCCAATGCGATGGTGCGCATCGACATGAGCGAGTTCATGGAGAAGCACGCGGTCGCGCGGCTGATCGGCGCCCCTCCGGGCTATGTCGGCTATGAGGAAGGCGGCGTGCTCACCGAAGCGGTGCGGCGCCGTCCCTATCAGGTGGTGCTGTTCGACGAGGTGGAGAAGGCGCACAACGACGTGTTCAACATCCTCCTCCAGGTACTGGACGACGGCCGCCTGACCGACGGCCAGGGCCGCACGGTGGACTTCTCGAACACGATCGTGATCCTCACCTCGAACCTGGGCAGCCAGTATCTCACCAACCTGGCCGACGGGCACGGGGTGGAAGAGGTCGAGCCGCAGGTGATGGAGGTGGTGCGGGCGCATTTCCGGCCCGAATTCCTCAACCGGCTGGACGAGATCATCCTGTTCCACCGGTTGGGCGCAGACCATATGGCCCCGATCGTCGACATCCAGGTCGGCCGCGTCGCCAAGCTGCTCAAGGACCGCAAGGTGGGCATCGACCTTACCCCGGCGGCGCGCGACTGGCTGGGCCGCGTGGGCTATGACCCGGTGTACGGCGCGCGCCCGCTCAAGCGCGCGGTGCAGCGCTATCTCCAAGACCCGCTCGCCGATCTGATCCTGCGCGGCGCGGTGAAGGATGGATCGACCGTGCATGTCGATGAAGGCGATGGCGCGCTGACGCTGCAGGTGCAGTGA
- a CDS encoding aldo/keto reductase: MPHLRHLGASGLEISPLVLGGNVFGWTADKAASFRILDRFAERGGVMIDTADVYSAWVSGHQGGESESVIGEWLRTSGKRDQVLISTKVGMLPGEGGEKLAPTRIAAAAEASLQRLGIETIDLYFAHQDDENVPQEEVLAAFGTLIDAGKVRALGASNFHAMRLKSALDLAAKEGLPHFRVLQPEYNLVSRRKFEGELQDLCITHNLGVIPYYGLASGFLTGKYRSEADLSKSVRGGGMAKLLAGKGGAVLAVMDEVAAETGASLAQIALAWLAAQDGVTAPIASATSIEQLDELIGAWDVELSHDQLDRLTAAGA; this comes from the coding sequence ATGCCGCATCTTCGCCACCTCGGCGCTTCGGGCCTCGAGATTTCGCCGCTCGTGCTGGGTGGCAACGTGTTCGGCTGGACCGCCGACAAGGCCGCCAGCTTCCGCATCCTCGATCGCTTCGCGGAGCGCGGCGGGGTGATGATCGACACCGCCGATGTCTATTCGGCCTGGGTCTCGGGCCATCAGGGCGGCGAATCCGAAAGCGTGATCGGCGAATGGCTGCGCACCTCCGGCAAGCGCGACCAGGTGCTGATTTCCACCAAGGTCGGGATGCTGCCGGGCGAAGGCGGCGAAAAGCTGGCCCCGACGCGGATCGCGGCGGCGGCCGAGGCATCCCTCCAGCGGCTCGGCATCGAGACGATCGACCTCTATTTCGCCCATCAGGACGATGAGAACGTGCCGCAGGAAGAGGTTCTCGCGGCGTTCGGCACGCTGATCGACGCGGGCAAGGTCCGCGCGCTGGGCGCCTCCAACTTCCATGCGATGCGGCTCAAGTCGGCGCTCGACCTCGCCGCAAAGGAAGGGCTGCCGCACTTCCGCGTGCTCCAGCCCGAATACAATCTGGTCAGCCGCCGCAAGTTCGAGGGCGAGCTGCAGGACCTGTGCATCACCCATAATCTCGGCGTGATCCCCTATTACGGCCTCGCTTCGGGCTTCCTTACCGGCAAGTATCGCAGCGAAGCCGATCTCTCGAAGAGCGTGCGCGGCGGGGGCATGGCCAAGCTGCTCGCCGGCAAGGGCGGCGCGGTGCTGGCGGTGATGGACGAAGTCGCGGCCGAGACTGGGGCGAGCCTAGCCCAGATCGCGCTCGCCTGGCTGGCGGCGCAGGACGGCGTCACCGCGCCGATCGCCAGCGCGACGAGCATCGAGCAGCTCGACGAACTGATCGGCGCCTGGGACGTGGAACTCAGCCACGACCAGCTTGATCGCCTGACTGCCGCCGGGGCCTGA